The window CGGCTGGTATGGAGCCAAAGCATCCAGATAGGAAAAGTCTGGCTCTGGTGTTTAAAAGAGGGACAACACCGGCTGTTTGAGACGGCGAGCGTTACAGAGCGACGTCTTCGCCAAAGCTGTGTGTACCTGTGAAGATGATGGTGTTGAGACTGGATTTGCCCCACAGCTCCATGAAGTGGACCACGTCCCCGAAGCGAAGGGATGGGTGGCCGGTGAACACGACGCACGGCTGCCGGAACTCGCTGCTGAAGTCTCCGTGAATGCTGGGATAGTGCTTCAGTTTGTTGGTCTGAATCAGCTGCAACAGAAGGACTCTGTTAGCGCTGCAAGCTAACTTTAATGAGAAAACTGAAGGTGTCCACAGCCAGCACACAAGCAACCTGGCAAACACAAGTTCTGAAAGCTCTTCCCTTGACTCACCTCTGCATGAGGGAATGGTGGCTCTGGAAGATAAACCTTTGATTGTTTATTGTTGCAAAGCCTGTAAACAAATGAATGATTAAAAACttatcaaaagagaaaaatggacCAACCATCTATTTAAGTCATCACAGTATAACCCCGTGAgagtgccatctagtggcccTATATTTCAAATGAGCAGCTGTGAttaaaagaacataaaaatgCAGTAGATGGGTTCAGAAATGCACAAACGCACGTGCTCAAATGAAACTACATGTCCCAGCGATGCAGACGCCGCAGCTACTGACCATTCAGCAAAGATCTGGGAGAATTCCAGCGAGCTGTTTGCAACGGGTGAGATGAAGTAGAAGGGCGTGGTCCCCAGGCTGGCGCTCTCGATGAACTGGTACAGACACTCCAGCAGGTCGTAGATCACCCCCGAGGAGTAGCAGGGCACCAGCACGTTGCCTCCTGCTCGAATCGTCATGgctgcaggagcaacagaaATTTACAACATTAAAAGATGACACCACATCGGTTAACATTCAACGCCGCCTCAACCGACCAAGGTTGCTGCAGAATTCTCCCAGCATGCCGTCTGGGTTGGCAGTCGGCATTTGCGTGAGGCCTGTCAGGATCAGGACGTCGCTGTTCTTCAGGGAACTTTGGTCCATTGGCTGAAAAACACCACAGGGTCATCTCTCAGGTCGTCTGGATAATGTCCAGCCATGTTTAGCCCACCCACCTGCGGGTGTGTGGTGAGCAGAGATGAACCTGAAACGTATGAAACTTTCTCGTGATGAGACTGGATGATCCAGTTTGAGCTGCCCAGTGAGTAACCAGAGCTCAAAGGAGAGACCTGCACGGCTCCAAACAACTCCTGAAGCAAGACAAAAGTCATCAGACGAGGGAGGAGGTTTCTCTTGGTGGACTGTGTGACGAGTACAGCATTGGTCTCAAGACTGAAGGAAAGGAACTTGCCACTTTCTGGGAGTAACCCACGAGCTGCACCCTGCTGAGGGCTGAGTTGACCTCCTGCATGCTGTAGCATCGCTTCCAAGTCCAAACATCTACTGCATCCTTCAGAGATCCAGGGAGCATCCTGTTATATTCACACAACGGTTCAATTCATGAGCCTATGTCAAATGACAACATTAACAGCATTACAAGGAGAGTGGCGGGATATTTTGTCATATAAAAcgttattctctctctctctctgtacaaTCTGAGCATTTCAAGTTTATCTACCtttgtatttctttatttttccagcaAGTGGCAGACTGAGCTTTGGGAACTCTCTCCATAAAGTTCACTAACTCCTCCATCAACAATCTGAGGAAAAATAACAGCATTTCTGACATTTGTAAACATTTGAGatttattaattaaatgttAACATTTGCAATATATGATCAGCCAGTGTTTGACTGTTTTATTTTACCACATTGTTCTTGAAATTTAAACTCAGATTAAATAATCTCGAATGAGCAAAACAGTTTGACACTCATGTGTCATGACACTCTCAACTTTAATGGAACCAATATGATGATATTTCCGTGTCTTGTATGTCTATACCTGCCAATCTGTAAGGTGGGTTCTGTAGCATATACTGTCCCGGTGAAGCCTGTGTGCTCGGTGATGTAGGGAAGCGCCATCATGCAGTGGTAGTTGGAGATCAGGATGACATCAACGGTAGATAAATCAAGCAGTTCTCTCTGTGGAGAGAATAACCAAGAATGATTTAGGAAATCTCAAAATAGACTCACGTTTGATGAGAAGCCCATGAATATCAACGTTAATGGTCAGGTCCCCAACCCTGCTCATTTTTACCTCAGGGAGGCAGAATTCTGGCTGTGAATCCACAAAAACTCTCCCTGCACATTCTTTCAGCTCCTAAGAGAaagaaattaacattttttttatgtccTGTTCCCACAGAAAGCATAAAACTTCGGGTAACAGATACACACCTTTTCTAAATTCAATGTTCCATCCTTGGAGTTCCAGCCAGGTAGCTTTGAGAGTCTTGGGCTGGTGAAGATCCCCCCAGCAGAAAGagtaaaagataaataaaagacTACAAAGTAGCATCTGTAGCATTAAAAAACGTAAATCACCTGAGAAACATGGAAACCAATGACGAAGTGAGCGACTCACCTGTGTACGAGAGGAAGTGGCAGAAAGTTGAGGACAGAGGTGGTGTCCAGGCCACAGTCCAGCATAATAGTGGTCGATTTGAACTTGAGAACATTGCAAGGCAAAGTAGGATGACCCGACAGACAATACTAgcgagacagaaaaaaagacaataagtAATTAGCTTATAGCAGGAGCTAAATGAACACCTCACAGCAACCATCTGCTCTTAATACAGccaatatttttatattatgaTCAAGCATGGAGAGGGGGAAAACAAACCATTACCCATCTTCTAAGTAATGGGATTTCTGGTGTATTGCAGCCTCTTTTAAGTAATAATTTCCTCAGCTGATCCGGTAGCTACCTAGCTGTTTATGGCTAATGGAGTGAACAAATAAAGATGCTTTGTGCTGTGGCTTGCGCGGTGGCTGGTACTGACGGCGTGTTTAGAGCAACTACCAACCTTCCTGCGTTAATTACGGAGGATTTACTCACCAGTTTCATT of the Takifugu flavidus isolate HTHZ2018 chromosome 19, ASM371156v2, whole genome shotgun sequence genome contains:
- the ints9 gene encoding integrator complex subunit 9 isoform X1, translated to MKLYCLSGHPTLPCNVLKFKSTTIMLDCGLDTTSVLNFLPLPLVHSPRLSKLPGWNSKDGTLNLEKELKECAGRVFVDSQPEFCLPERELLDLSTVDVILISNYHCMMALPYITEHTGFTGTVYATEPTLQIGRLLMEELVNFMERVPKAQSATCWKNKEIQRMLPGSLKDAVDVWTWKRCYSMQEVNSALSRVQLVGYSQKVELFGAVQVSPLSSGYSLGSSNWIIQSHHEKVSYVSGSSLLTTHPQPMDQSSLKNSDVLILTGLTQMPTANPDGMLGEFCSNLAMTIRAGGNVLVPCYSSGVIYDLLECLYQFIESASLGTTPFYFISPVANSSLEFSQIFAEWLCNNKQSKVYLPEPPFPHAELIQTNKLKHYPSIHGDFSSEFRQPCVVFTGHPSLRFGDVVHFMELWGKSSLNTIIFTEPDFSYLDALAPYQPLAMKCVYCPIDTRLNFHQVSKLLKEVQPLHVVCPEQYTQPPLTQSHRSDLMLELQPPPMPYRRCSVLNLPFRRRYERVYIMPELANSLVPSEVKPSVAIATVSAILHSKDNKHTLQSVPKPPPVPPTKKRKRLMDEPPVVPAPKRLLSGVVPLEAFLTTLQKHGITEVKVEETADGHILHLQAEDTLIQLEEDGTHIVCDNEPLRTTLRDLVVRFLQKL
- the ints9 gene encoding integrator complex subunit 9 isoform X2, which codes for MKLYCLSGHPTLPCNVLKFKSTTIMLDCGLDTTSVLNFLPLPLVHSPRLSKLPGWNSKDGTLNLEKELKECAGRVFVDSQPEFCLPERELLDLSTVDVILISNYHCMMALPYITEHTGFTGTVYATEPTLQIGRLLMEELVNFMERVPKAQSATCWKNKEIQRMLPGSLKDAVDVWTWKRCYSMQEVNSALSRVQLVGYSQKVELFGAVQVSPLSSGYSLGSSNWIIQSHHEKVSYVSGSSLLTTHPQPMDQSSLKNSDVLILTGLTQMPTANPDGMLGEFCSNLAMTIRAGGNVLVPCYSSGVIYDLLECLYQFIESASLGTTPFYFISPVANSSLEFSQIFAEWLCNNKQSKVYLPEPPFPHAELIQTNKLKHYPSIHGDFSSEFRQPCVVFTGHPSLRFGDVVHFMELWGKSSLNTIIFTEPDFSYLDALAPYQPLAMKCVYCPIDTRLNFHQVSKLLKEVQPLHVVCPEQYTQPPLTQSHRSDLMLELQPPPMPYRRCSVLNLPFRRRYERVYIMPELANSLVPSEVKPSVAIATVSAILHSKDNKHTLQSVPKPPPVPPTKKRKRLMDEPPVVPAPKRLLSGVVPLEAFLTTLQKLNDLHLWRPAARHHRSEGGGDGRRSHPTPAG